The following are encoded together in the Brassica napus cultivar Da-Ae chromosome A9, Da-Ae, whole genome shotgun sequence genome:
- the LOC106365102 gene encoding exosome complex component RRP41 homolog: MEYVNPEGLRLDGRRFNEMRQIVAEVGVVSRADGSAVFEMGNTKVIAAVYGPREIQNKSQQKNGHALVLCEYSMAHFSTGDRRRQKNDRRSTELSLVIRQTMEACILTELLPHSQIDIFLQVLQADGGTRSACINAATLALADAGIPMRDLAVSCSAGYLNSTPLLDLNYVEDSAGGADVTVGILPKLDKVTLLQMDAKLPMETFETVFALASEGCKAIAERVREVLQENTKQLEYRRAA, translated from the exons ATGGAGTACGTAAACCCTGAAGGTCTTAGATTAGATGGTCGCCGATTCAATGAG ATGAGGCAAATCGTAGCTGAAGTTGGAGTGGTTTCCAGGGCTGACGG cTCTGCTGTTTTCGAGATGGGTAATACCAAAGTAATTGCAGCTGTTTATGGCCCTAGAGAG ATTCAGAACAAGAGCCAACAAAAGAATGGTCATGCATTG GTGCTGTGTGAGTATAGTATGGCTCATTTTAGTACTGGTGATCGTAGGAGACAGAAAAACGACAG GCGATCAACAGAGTTATCTCTTGTCATCCGTCAGACAATGGAAGCTTGCATATTAACCGAACTGTTGCCTCATTCTCAG ATTGACATCTTCCTTCAAGTTCTACAAGCTGATGGAG GAACAAGATCAGCTTGTATCAATGCTGCCACTCTAGCTCTTGCAGACGCTGGAATACCGATGCGCGATCTTGCTGTTTCCTGCAGTGCTGGATACTTGAACAGTACTCCACTTCTTGATCTTAACTATGTCGAAGATAGCGCCGGAGGAGCTGATGTTACCGTAGGCATTCTACCTAAACTAGACAAAGTGACACTCCTTCAG ATGGATGCAAAGTTACCGATGGAAACATTTGAAACTGTGTTTGCATTGGCTTCTGAAGGCTGCAAGGCGATTGCTGAAAGAGTACGCGAG GTACTTCAAGAAAACACCAAACAGCTAGAGTATCGTCGTGCTGCATAA
- the LOC106365101 gene encoding putative glucose-6-phosphate 1-epimerase, whose protein sequence is MGHYAAVWDHKAAIEISKDWNGIDQVFLRNSRGASAKISLHGGQVVSWRNDQGEELLFTSNKAIFKHPKAMRGGIQICYPQFGDCGLLDQHGFARNKIWVIDENPPPLNSKESLGKSFVDLLLKPSEEDSKQWPHSFELRLRVSLAIDGDLTLTSRVRNINSKPFSFLFAFHTYLSVSDISEVRVEGLETLDYLDNLRKRELLTEQGDSITFESEMDRTYIRSPKVVAVLDHERKRTYVIGKEGLPDTVVWNPWEKKSKTMANFGDDEYKSMLCVDGAAVERPITLKPGEEWTGRLMLTAVKSSFCFDQLELQSKGF, encoded by the exons ATGGGTCATTACGCAGCAGTATGGGATCATAAAGCAGCTATTGAGATATCCAAAGACTGGAACGGCATTGACCAAGTCTTTCTTCGAAACTCTCGTGGTGCTTCTGCCAAG ATTAGTTTACATGGAGGACAAGTGGTTTCATGGAGGAATGACCAAGGCGAAGAGCTCCTTTTCACTAGCAACAAG GCTATATTCAAACACCCAAAAGCAATGCGTGGAGGGATTCAGATTTGTTATCCTCAG TTTGGAGATTGTGGATTACTGGACCAACATGGGTTTGCAAGGAACAAAATATGGGTGATCGATGAGAACCCACCTCCTCTTAACTCCAAAGAGTCCTTAGGCAAATCATTTGTTGATCTTCTTCTCAAACCATCAGAAGAGGACTCAAAGCAATGGCCTCACAG TTTCGAGCTCCGTCTTAGGGTTTCACTTGCCATAGATGGAGACTTAACATTAACTTCTCGTGTTAGAAACATCAACAGCAAGCCCTTTAGCTTCTTATTCGCTTTTCATACTTACCTCTCTGTCTCTGACATAAG TGAAGTGAGGGTTGAAGGGTTAGAGACATTGGACTACTTGGACAACCTTAGGAAAAGAGAGCTTTTGACAGAACAAGGCGATTCAATAACCTTTGAATCTGAG ATGGACCGGACTTACATTAGATCTCCCAAAGTGGTAGCAGTTCTTGACCATGAACGGAAAAGAACATATGTTATTGGAAAGGAAGGACTCCCAGATACAG TGGTGTGGAATCCATGGGAGAAGAAATCTAAAACCATGGCTAATTTTGGGGATGATGAGTACAAAAGCATGCTTTGTGTGGATGGTGCAGCAGTTGAGAGACCAATCACTTTGAAGCCAGGAGAAGAATGGACCGGAAGGCTTATGTTAACCGCTGTTAAGTCCAGTTTCTGCTTTGATCAACTTGAACTACAGAGCAAAGGATTCTGA